A genome region from Oxyura jamaicensis isolate SHBP4307 breed ruddy duck chromosome 25, BPBGC_Ojam_1.0, whole genome shotgun sequence includes the following:
- the LOC118178150 gene encoding nuclear receptor subfamily 2 group F member 5-like, which yields MALAAGPWPEPPPAPPCAPEAAAAAAAAAGAAKAAGAAEKTAAAADCLVCGDKASGKHYGQFTCEGCKSFFKRSVRRNLSYSCRGGRDCPVDQHHRNQCQYCRLRKCLRVGMRREAVQRGRMAHAQSSPGQYPLVPGDPYGGHGYLSGFISLLLRAEPYPPARYGAQCLQPSSVVGIESICELAARLLFSAIEWAKGIPFFPDLQLSDQVALLRLGWSELFVLNAAQSALPLHAAPLLAAAGLHAAPMAADRVVAFMDHIRVFQEQVEKLKALHVDAAEYACLKAVALFSPDAVGLSDLGHVESVQEKSQCALEEYVRSQHPSQPSRFGRLLLRLPSLRIVSAPVIEQLFFVRLVGKTPIETLIRDMLLAGSTFSWPYIPMQ from the exons ATGGCcctggcggcggggccgtggcCGGAGCCACCTCCGGCACCTCCGTGCGCcccggaggcggcggcggcggcggcggcggcggcgggcgcggccaaagcggcgggggcggcggagaaaacggcggcggcggcggatTGCTTGGTGTGCGGGGACAAGGCGAGCGGCAAGCACTACGGGCAGTTCACCTGCGAGGGCTGCAAAAGCTTCTTCAAGCGCTCGGTGCGCCGCAACCTCTCGTACAGCTGCCGGGGAGGGCGCGACTGCCCCGTGGACCAGCACCACCGCAACCAGTGCCAGTACTGCCGGCTCCGCAAGTGCCTCCGGGTCGGCATGAGGAGGGAAG CCGTGCAGCGGGGCCGCATGGCGCACGCCCAGAGCAGCCCCGGCCAGTACCCGCTGGTCCCGGGGGACCCGTACGGCGGCCACGGCTACCTGAGCGGCTTCATCTCGCTGCTGCTGCGCGCCGAGCCCTATCCCCCCGCCCGCTACGGCGcccagtgcctgcagcccagcagcgtCGTGGGCATCGAGAGCATCTGCGAGCTGGCCGCCCGCCTCCTCTTCAGCGCCATCGAGTGGGCCAAGGGCATCCCCTTCTTCCCGGACTTGCAGCTCTCGGACCAGGTGGCCCTGCTGCGCCTGGGCTGGAGCGAGCTCTTCGTGCTGAACGCGGCGCAGAGCGCCCTGCCGCTGCACGCCGCCCCGCTGTTGGCCGCCGCCGGCCTCCACGCCGCCCCCATGGCCGCCGACCGCGTCGTGGCCTTCATGGACCACATCCGCGTCTTCCAGGAGCAGGTGGAGAAGCTCAAGGCGCTGCACGTCGACGCCGCCGAGTACGCCTGCCTCAAGGCCGTGGCGCTCTTCTCGCCCG ACGCCGTGGGGCTGTCGGACCTGGGCCACGTGGAGAGCGTGCAGGAGAAGTCGCAGTGCGCGCTGGAGGAGTACGTGCGCAGCCAGCACCCCAGCCAGCCCAGCCGCTTCGGCCGCCTGCTGCTGCGCCTGCCCTCGCTGCGCATCGTCTCGGCGCCCGTCATCGAGCAGCTCTTCTTCGTGCGCCTGGTGGGCAAGACCCCCATCGAGACCCTGATCCGCGACATGCTGCTCGCGGGGTCCACCTTCAGCTGGCCCTACATCCCCATGCAGTGA